The Catharus ustulatus isolate bCatUst1 chromosome 17, bCatUst1.pri.v2, whole genome shotgun sequence genome includes the window AAGGTCCCCCAGGTGTCAGGGTGTCAAAAACTCATCTCTTGTTTCCTCAAGGCTGGCTTCAAAAAtcatgggatttgggggaaaattatCAGGTTTGGGGCCTTTGGGAGCTGGGCTTTTGAAGACTGAACCTCCTTGTGTCATACAGTTTACTGTTCTTGGGTGGTACCCTTGGGGCTGCCTTGCCTTGCTGTGTTGCAGGGGAACCCTTTCCCCACACTGTTGGGAAGACAAAGTATTAAAACGAAATGTTAGGGtgaggtgtttattttaattttttaataaggtATTTTTTGTACTAATAAAAACTTGATTTTGTATTCACTCGTAGTGCTCCAACATTCCTTCCTCCATTGCAGGAGTCTGacaccagagctgcagcctccacTGCATTGCTGCGGTCCAAACAGCTCTGATTAGCGGGGTTTGACTCTTAAACGGCTTTTCTGATGGTGATGTTTTTCTCCTTGGAAATATTCCCGAGCTTTGAAGGATTTTAAAGCCCCCAGCCTGGGTGCGGCAGGGGCGGTTCGGGGTTTGCGGTGTGCGGGATGCCCGCGGCGGGGGCGGTTCGGGGTTTGCGGGGTGCCCGCGGCGCGGCCCCTTTGTCCCGGCTCCGTTCGGGGTTTGCGGTGTGCGGGGTGCCCGCCTTTGTCCCGGCTCCATccgggagcggcggcgcggggcgggcgcgccCGTTGCCAGGGAAGCGCGTCacgggcgggcggagcggccgCGCCGCTTCCGGGGCCGCGGGAGGAGCGGCCGAGCGGCTCCATGGTGACGGCGCAGGTGAGTCCGGCGCGGCCCCGCACCGCGCCCGCACCCCGCCCCGAGCATCCCCGACATCCCCCCGGGCTGGCACACTGCGGGCCGCTGACAGCCCTCGGTCCCCGCTGCCCGCCGGCTGCCCCCGGGGCCGGGTGTGGGCACGGCCCGGACCGCGGTGGGGCGGCCGGGACAGCGAGCGCGGGAGGCGGCGGGACCCGCCCCGACCGGGCTGcgggggcggtgctgcgggcgGGTGTCCCCGTTCGGGCGGGTGTCCCCCGCTCCCGGTGCTTCTCCCCCGCGGTCCTTCGcctccccgctgtccccgggctccttccctgcagcgCCCGCTGTCGCAGCCGCGAGGGCGGTGGGCGATGCTCGGGTGAATCCGCGAACGAGCCGCGGTTCCGGCTCCCCGGGAGGGGAACACCGCCGGGTGCCGTGctgaggtgacagaggtgaccACAGGTGACCCCTGTGGCAcaggtggcactgctggccacAGCGGCAGCACCGGGATGTCCTGCCCGGCCTGCGGAGCGTTTGGCAGGGAGCgagaggaaaacagcagcacaaagggtGGTTCGGCTTGGGACGGAGGGAAAGACACCATTCAACCGTGACATTATGAAACCGCAAATATTTGAAAGATTTGAATGGAGAGAAGCAATGGAATGTTTTGAGTGGTACCTCGAGATGTGCAGGGATGCGAGGGAAGGGTTTGGGCAGTTCCAAGAAAAGCTTTCAGAGATGTTTAaggcaggaagcagagcagacTCAGGACATCACCTGTCAGGGCAGATGGCTGGGGTGAGCACAATGCCTGAGGCACAGCTGTCCAAGACAGCACCTCCCAAAACCTGGAAGTTTCTGAGCTTGTATTCAGGTTGTGGCATTGCTCATTTTTTCAAGCATAACCTTATGTTGATTGAAGTAAACAAAAATGCTTCAATTTCTGTCTGTCCTCCCCTCTTGGTCACCAGGGGCACGTTTGCAAGTGCATCCATCTCAACTGTGATCTTGACTTGCAGGGACCTGGCCCAGGTCAATTTAGGCTGAACTAATTTCATGAAAAAATTTCCATCTTTGATGGAGAAGAGTGTATGGCACGACAGCATTCCCAGCTTTCTGTCTATTCATGTTCAGCCATTCTGGCAGCTCAAACATTGCCTTGGAGTTTCTGGGGAATACAAACACTGCCAActaattggttttattttccagttacACACTTGGATAAATCTGAGAAGAAACATAATTTGTTATGGTTCCAGTAAACTTCACTGCAGTAGCTAAAATAATTGGAGATGCTTCGTGATGGGTTGTTATGAAAATAGCCCAAATCAGGGGTAAAATCAGTTGTTTGTGACTATAAAAAGAGACTTGCAAGTGAAGTGGGGAAAGGTGTCAAAAGCTGATGGTGAGGAGGTGcacccagaggagcagcaaatGTGCAACATAATTCTTGTTCAAGGTGTACCCCTGGCAAGACTAACTTCACTCTGATAATTTAATATTTGTCATAGCTGCTTACAAAAGCGACTTGTCTCATCAGAATAGTATTTTAGATAttcaatatataaaataaatccGTGCTCTCCTTGTCAGAACTTGTGCCTAATTGGAGTATTTGCCAGCGTGAACATGCAGATACGTGACACAGTGGTTGTCAGGTGACCTTGTCAGAAAATTGTCTCTTGTGAACTTGAATTACTGGAATGTCTCTCAGAGCTGTGGAAAAGGAAGCGTGTGATAATGTATACAACTCCTCAGGATAAAAAGAGGGAGAGTTGTTCTTTGTGGTTCTGCCAAGATTTGTCCTCGTTTCACttattctttctgtgtttgtgctccAGAATTCGTGTTTGCTATGGGTCAGACAGGAAGGTCACCTTTATCTGGAGCTGTCAATTAGGAGGGAAATGGTTTTATTCAGCAGCTACCCAAAATTCCTGTAACAATTTGAACTCACTGTGCAGGGTGTAGAGTGAATTCTGAATGAGTGTCCAGTTCAGTGCTTTTATGGGAAGAACAAGAAGCGAAGAGTTTCCCCCCACAGACCAAAGGAAATTCCCAAGGTCATACTGAGGTTTCTGTACAAGTCTCAACAATGTTTATCTGTTacttctgttttactttttgCCAGTCTGACTGTCTGTAAATTGGGCTGAAATTGTGCATTCTTTCCCATCCACTAGCTCTGGCCCTGAAGTTCTCTGCCACCTTGTTGGAGAAGCTCTCCTGAGACATGCAATTATCAAGTAAAAAACAATTAGACAAAACTCCCTGTTTCCTACTGGTCTGGCTGGGAAGGGAACAGTGAACACATTCCAAGGAGGCCACACCTGAACATGTGCCAGCACTACCCGGGGTTTCTTGTGTGTATTAGTTTTACACTTAGTTCTAGTTGGCAGAAGGATCTCAGGGCTCTTCTTGGAAGATactttggaaacaaaaaggaTTATTAGAAATTACATGGCATTCCCCCAGTTGTGCTATTGAGATCTGCTGTGTGAGGCTTTGGCAGTTTAGGAGCAGAGACTTTTTGCTCCATTTTCAGTGGCAGCTCATCTTGCTGATGACTGGAGGATGCACGGTGCACAAGAGTCCTCCCTCTCTATCCAGAGTCATGAAGGAGTTGGATCTGTGATCTGGGTTTATGCAACATGAGTTTAGGTTGATGGTGAGTCCTGTAAACCTGATGCAGTTGGAACACCAGAGCAGGAGTGAGGTCAGTAGGTCAGTGTAGttgagcagggctggcttttGTGGGGAATCTTGATAAAATATGTtgccaaaagaaaatataatagCAAACTTGTGCTCCAGAGAGAGCAAGGCTGTACTAGATTTTCCAAATGggagatttaaaacaaaaggcCTGACTGCAAAGGGAATgaatggcaaaatattttttcataaatagttttaaaaggtttattattatttttaagggtCAAGAAAAGGACCTTTACCATCTGTAAAGATGTGACCTGATGATGAGTTTTTGCAGCAGAGCTTGTAAAACTGATACCATTTGATGCACAGCCTTTGGTAAAATAATTCTGTCTTAGTCCAGGCCTTTACAGGGTTTTTGTGTTGTACCTTATTTTAGTTCTGATGAGGTGAGTCTTTGGCTTTGTGAAAAGCTGTCCCCTGCAGAAAACTGCCTTCAGACATTCCTGTTTTTGTTTCAGGTTTGTAGCACGGGATCATCCATCAGCAGGATCACAGCAGCCGCAGCCCCGCCGTCATGTCCAAGTCAAAGAGCTCCGAGTCCGTGCGGGTGGTCGTGCGCTGCCGGCCCATgaacagcaaagagaaaactgcTTCCTATGAAAAAGTTGTCAATGTGGATGTCAAGTTAGGGCAGGTCTCAGTGAAGAATCCACGGGGATCATCTCATGAACTGCCTAAAACATTCACCTTTGATGCTGTGTATGACTGGAATTCCAAACAGGTTGAGCTCTATGATGAGACCTTCAGACCTCTCGTGGACTCTGTTCTGCAAGGGTTTAATGGGACAATCTTTGCCTATGGGCAgactgggacagggaaaacATACACAATGGAAGGGGTACGTGGTGATCCTGAAAAGAGAGGGGTCATCCCCAATTCATTCGACCACATCTTCACCCACATCTCTAGATCTCAAAATCAGCAATACTTAGTTAGAGCATCTTATTTGGAAATATATCAAGAAGAAATCAGAGACTTGTTATCAAAGGATCAGTCCAAGAGGCTGGAGTTGAAGGAGAGACCAGACACAGGGGTTTTTGTTAAGGATTTGACCACCATTGTTACGAAAAGCGTCAAAGAGATAGAGCACATCATGAATTTGGGAAACCAGAACCGCTCCGTCGGTGCCACCAACATGAACGAGCACAGCTCTCGATCTCACGCCATTTTCCAGATCACCATTGAGTGCAGTGAGTTGGGACTGGACGGAGAGAACCACATCCGTGTTGGGAAGCTCAACCTGGTCGACCTGGCGGGCAGTGAGCGGCAAGCAAAGACTGGAGCACAGGGGGAAAGGCTGAAGGAAGCCACTAAAATCAATCTCTCCCTCTCAGCTTTGGGCAATGTTATCTCTGCCCTGGTAGATGGCAAAAGCACGCACATTCCATACCGGGACTCCAAGctgaccaggctgctccaggactCATTAGGTGGCAATGCCAAAACTGTGATGGTGGCCAATATAGGCCCTGCCTCTTACAATGTAGAGGAGACACTGACCACACTGAGATACGCCAACCGTGCCAAAAACATCAAGAACAAGCCACAAGTGAACGAGGATCCTAAGGAGGCACTGCTGCGGGAATTTCAGGAAGAGATTGCTCGACTCaaggcacagctggaaaaacGGTCTATTGGCAaaagaaagaggagggaaaggaggagggagggtggggaagagGGGGAGGACACTGAAGAGGGTGAGGATGAAGGAGATGACAAAGATGACTATTGGAGGGAGCAACAAGAAAAGCTGGAGATTGAGAAGAAAGCTATAGTGGAGGATCACAGCTTGGTAGCAGAAGAAAAGATGAGGCTGctgaaagagaaggagaagaaaatggagGACCTGAGGCGAGAGAAAGAAGCAACAGAGATGCTGAGTGCTAAAATCAAGGTAGAATTCTGCCTCATCATACTCTCTGAAAGCAGTTTCCTTAGGCTGTGAGGAAAATAAAGGGTTTCCtttttggaaaatttggaaaGATATCTAACAGAAAGTTTCCAGGATAGTGATTTGTGTTTAAGTTggaaggttttaaaataaactatttcTAGCCAGAAGTTGAAATTTCCACCATTAGTCACATATTTCAATATTCATGAGTTGTTTCATTGTTCTTATGTAGTGACACAATAAAAGACAGTGCATCTTCTCACAAGCTGTGGCActaaaaatgtttccttctgCCATAGATCATTAACAAGTTATTTACAGGACAGCACATTTTGGTTCTCCAGCCTTGCCACACATTGCAGTGGTGGCTTATTCTAAACAAGTTACTATTGCATTAATCCCACAGTTTTATAGGAATTTTGAGAAATAGTGATTCCTGTAGCAGCTGCCTTGAAAGAGAAGGTAAGGGAGCTGCCCTGAAGAAGTTGTATCCATAGGAGAGAAAATTACCCTCTGTAGTCACTGAGAAAATTTCTGACctggtttttcctttcagacAATGGAAAGCAAGCTGCTGGTGGGAGGGAAAAACATTGTGGATCACACAAAtgaacagcagaaaatcctGGAACAGAAACGACAGGAAATTGCAGAACAGGTACGAGGAAGGAGATTTGTTATTTTGTATAAAAAGTCTTGCTGCAGAAATTTTGTAAAACATTGTGTCAGGGAAATTGCCATCAAGTTTTCCCAGGGTTAACCCTGCGATTGGTTTAATTGCAATTTTTGAAAGGAAGGGGGAAGAGCTTGTGTCATATTTGTTTTTTGAATTATGAAAATAAGATTTATAATAGTTTTCTTCTAGCTCTTCATGGATTTACCTCCTATCTTGATTGGAGCTATTTGTaagtgaagaaatatttgtgaGATCTCTAAGAGTACCAGTTCAGCTTTTAGCTCAAGGGAGGGGTCTTTACTCTGTgctaaaagtttattttctgttacacAAATTCTGTTTGTGGTTCTTAAAGGCAATAACCAATATGAactaataaaaaggaaagaaaaaaaaatctaaaaattacatttgattTCTTAAGTTGAAGCTTGAGCCTCACACTATCTGATTTTCGTAGTGAAATAAGGACAAATATGAGTTAACATTTCTGGCATTTCTATGGCAAGAGATAGGAAGAACtggaaggcagggaagggaaccTATCCTGAGCATTGGTCTCATGTGTGTCAGCTGGAGGTGACAGGGTAATTGTGGTCTTTAATGTCATATTGTCACCTTCTTCAGAAACGTCGGGAGCGAGAAATCCAGCAACAGATGGAAAGTCGGGATGAGGAAACACTAGAGCTGAAGGAGACCTATAGTTCTCTTCAGCAAGAGGTGGACATAAAgaccaaaaaactcaaaaaggtaaaaagaaaatgattCCCTGTCTGCCAGACTGGGAATAAAATCAATTTGTGTGTGCAAATGAGAGGAGCTTTGGCAAGTGATGGATTTTGGCTCTTGTTGTGTGCTCCAGTTATTTTCCAAGCTGCAAGCTGTGAAGGCAGAGATCCATGATCTCCAAGAAGAGCACATCAAGGGGCGCCAGGAAATGGAACAGACCCAGAATGAACTCACCAGGGAACTAAAGCTGAAGTAAGTCCCATCACACCATTGACTGCTATTTGCTGTCACAGAGAGCGTTTCTTGGGGCAGGGAGTGGAGGGACTGCCTTGCACATACTTGTGGAATAGGATTTAACCATGAGAAAACGAAACCattcctccttttccagggTTGTATTACATCAGTGGGAAAGGAGCAGTGAGGAAAGCCATTGCTAATTATGTTTCTTgtacatttctcattttttgtgaTTGCATGTAGGCACCTGATTATTGAAAACTTTATTCCCTTGGAAGAAAAGAATAAGATCATGAACAGATCTTTCCTTGATGAAGAGGAAGACAACTGGAAACTACATCCCATAACCCGTCTGGAGTGAGTGTACTTCTGCTCTTGGGATGGAATTACAGCTCACAGGAAACCCTCTAGCTGTCAAGAACAAAGGAGGGATTGAATTGGGGATTTAAACTGGCCCTCTAGAGTTCACAACTTCTTGAtgcataataaaataaaataaaacaaaaggaatcatttttttcctcttactaGATGCTATAAAATAGGAATGTACAGTTAGGAGAATTCTTGAGAGATTATGATTTTTCTAATAGGCAAACCCAACAATTACATGTAAAATATATGTAAGAGTGCATTCACCCTTAAAATAGCAGTGCATTCCTATCATATTTCTTTCCTGCTCCTACAAATGCAGCCTGGGTGGTTTCTGCTGTGTTGAAACAGATTTCTGTGTGGAATTTGCAGATGTTATAGCTCATAAACTTCAAGAGGAGCCTTTGGTTTTAGGGTATAACAGCTTGAGTCTCTGTTTTTCTCTAGTAACCAGCAGATGATGAAAAGACCAGTATCTGCTGTGGGGTACAAAAGGCCCCTGAGCCAACACGCCAGGACGTCCATGATGAATCATACAGAGGCTCGGTACAGGGTAAGCCCAGATGTGGTAGAACCTTTGTCTCTTCACCCTTGTGATCAGGGAAATGCAAATTCCAGAGAGGATTGTATGATCTTCTTTGAGATGTAAATTTGTAGTGTCCTGCATACATTTATAAACTACTTCAGATTAAGTTTCTGGAGGGCAAAGTATCAGTTTGTATAAAAACATGGAGGCTTTGATTGTGCTTTTCCTGTCTCAGGCAGAGAACATCGTGTTACTGGAACTGGACAGGCCCAGCCGGACAACCAGGAACTATGAAGGGCCAGCCATTGCTCCCAAggtgcaggcagctctggaagcagctctgcaggaagaaGATGAGATTCAAGTGGACGCCTCAACCTTTGAGAgcacttcaaataaaaaatcaaaacccagGTGAGTTGGACTTTCCCTGGCCCACAGGAGAGGTGCAGGTACAGCTGCTGTTGGTCAGCACTTCTCATCAGTGAAGTGAAGCTGAGCTTCATAGTAtagcagagagagaaaggaacatagaatcattaaggatggaaaagacctttaagatttGAGTCCAACCTCCAACTGAATCTCACCATGCTACTAAACCTTATCTTGAAGTGCCACGTCTAATaattttttgaacacttcagggGATGGAgattccacccctgccctgagcagcctgtgccagggctcaaCCACTCTTGcagtaaagaaatttttcctaatatcgTGCCTCAACCTCTCCTTGTAGAACTTAGGCTGTTTCACCTTGGCCTGTCACTTGCTACTTGGAAGAAGAGGCCAATCCCTGCCTCGCCACAACCTTCTTTCAGGGTGTAGGACATAGGGtagaagaaaaagctgaaactGTTTAttagagaattttaaaaatcagctttttgcAGATTAATTTTGCAAAGTAACAGATGAcagatcttttctttttatattttaattttgcttcttcaGACCGAAAACTGGAAGGAAATCACTGGGATCTGCATCAGGATCAGGCACCCCCAGTTCTCAGCTCTACCCACAGTCACGAGGGCTggttccaaaataaaaccagcaatgCCTCTCCAGGGAGGGAACAGCCTTTACCTTCTGGGAGCAGAGACAAGGACAAACCTGCAGAGAGAGCTCCTGGCCAGCCTCCAGCCCCTTTCCT containing:
- the KIF3B gene encoding kinesin-like protein KIF3B gives rise to the protein MSKSKSSESVRVVVRCRPMNSKEKTASYEKVVNVDVKLGQVSVKNPRGSSHELPKTFTFDAVYDWNSKQVELYDETFRPLVDSVLQGFNGTIFAYGQTGTGKTYTMEGVRGDPEKRGVIPNSFDHIFTHISRSQNQQYLVRASYLEIYQEEIRDLLSKDQSKRLELKERPDTGVFVKDLTTIVTKSVKEIEHIMNLGNQNRSVGATNMNEHSSRSHAIFQITIECSELGLDGENHIRVGKLNLVDLAGSERQAKTGAQGERLKEATKINLSLSALGNVISALVDGKSTHIPYRDSKLTRLLQDSLGGNAKTVMVANIGPASYNVEETLTTLRYANRAKNIKNKPQVNEDPKEALLREFQEEIARLKAQLEKRSIGKRKRRERRREGGEEGEDTEEGEDEGDDKDDYWREQQEKLEIEKKAIVEDHSLVAEEKMRLLKEKEKKMEDLRREKEATEMLSAKIKTMESKLLVGGKNIVDHTNEQQKILEQKRQEIAEQKRREREIQQQMESRDEETLELKETYSSLQQEVDIKTKKLKKLFSKLQAVKAEIHDLQEEHIKGRQEMEQTQNELTRELKLKHLIIENFIPLEEKNKIMNRSFLDEEEDNWKLHPITRLDNQQMMKRPVSAVGYKRPLSQHARTSMMNHTEARYRAENIVLLELDRPSRTTRNYEGPAIAPKVQAALEAALQEEDEIQVDASTFESTSNKKSKPRPKTGRKSLGSASGSGTPSSQLYPQSRGLVPK